CGATTTGCTCGGCTCTTTTTATTTGACGGCGAAAAAATCCAAAATCTTGTGGAAGATCAATCAGATAATCTTTACCTTGCGGAATCATTCAAGTCACTTTTAGGACTTGATCTCGTCGAACGACTCAAGGCAGACCTCAGCATTTATCTGAGCCGAGAAATCAAAGTAAAAGAATTTAAGATTATATCCAAGAAATTGACTGAGATTGAGACGAAGATTCGGGAAGTTGAGGAGATACAATCAACGTCATTACAGGAAAAAGCACAGGTTCTGAATCAGATTGATCAGATAACAAAAGAACTCGAACGACAAGAATTAACACTCGCTAGCGAGGGCGGCAGTTTTGCCCGCAAACGCGATGACCTCATAGATGAGAAAGTCCAGATTGATGCAGATATTTTCCGAGTAGAGAATGAAATCCGTGAGCAATGTGGAGGACTCTTTCCGTTTGCGATTACCGCAAAGTACTGTTCCCAATTAAAGGAGCATCTTATCGACGAAGATCTCGTCCAGGCAAAGAATCGCTCTCACGAGATAATCCGAAGTAGAATTGATGAGCTAACTAAAATCATGCAGTCTGCGGCATTCTGGAAAGATGTTACGATATCCTCCACACAGAAAGAAAAGATGAAAGATAAAGTAGCAAATTTAATCGATCAACATCTCCTCGTAGGTACTCAAGCCAAGGACGCACCGTTAACTCACCATCTCTCACGTCATGAATATCAATCTCTGATGCAATGGATTGAGGAAGCATTGACGATTGTGCCAGACAATATGCAATCGAGTTCTGCAAAATTGGAACAATTAATTACCAAACGACAAAAAATCACTGAAATGATCAATAAGGCTCCCGCCGATGATGTGATCGGGCCTGTTATCCAGACACTGACAGATCTCAATCAAAATCTTGGACAACTCAAAGAAAAAATCAGAGTTCTCGAAATGAAATTAAAAGAGATTGAAGGTCAATTAAAGGAACTTGAACGACAGAAAATAAAGCAACAGGACGAAATTCAGGACTTTAAGACCAGTTCTGCAAAAATCCACCTTGCACAACAAGTTACGAGTATCCTTTCCCAATATATGAAGGATCTCCAGCGACAAAAAAATTCTCAACTAAGCGATAATATTTTAGCATGTTTTACCCGATTAATCCGGAAAGATGATTACGTGAGTGACATTCTCATCGACGAGAATTATGACATAACATTGTTAGAGCCTGATGGCAATTCAATCCCAAAAGAATTGTTATCCGCAGGGGAGAAAGAAATCTTCGCCATTTCCCTTTTATGGGGACTTACGTTAACGTCCGGTCGGCAACTTCCTTTCATCATTGATACTCCGCTCGGTCGGCTTGACAGTGAACACCGAGGAAATCTTGTCATGGATTTCTTCCAGAATGCCGGAGATCAGATGATTATTTTTTCGACAGATACCGAAATCGATCAAGAGTACTTCCGGGTCCTGCAACCACATATTGCCAGGGCGTATCATCTCGATTACTCCAAAAAAGACCGTCAGACTACGATTACTCCAGGGTATTTCTGGCAACAGAAATCTGTTGAGATGCCATCATGAATTTCAATAGAATTCGGATCAGTGAAAAAGCAACATTCCGGTTGAATCAATTAAAAGGACGAACCAGCCTGACACCGAATATTATTTCGCGAATCGCAATTTGCTATTCCCTCAATGATCCGACGATTCCTAATCCTGATGATTATGATGAAAAAGGGCAAGAGATGAATCGTTTTACCCTGACAGGGGAATGGGATACATTCTTTATTGCACTTGTCAAAGAACGGTGTATTCATGATGGGCTGGATCCCGAAAAGGATCTATATGATCAGCTCCGTGCTCACTTAAACCGGGGAGTATTCGGGATTTTTCCTCAGATTAAGAGTCTTGGTGATTTTGCAGTGCTGCTCTCCCATCAAGCGGAGGGAATCAAATCCGGGATGCTATCAGAGGCACGATCACATGACCATTAAACTCCCTATCTATCTGGATCATCATGCTACAACACCTGTCGATCCAAGGGTGGTCGAGACAATGCTTCCGTATTTTTTTGAAAAATTCGGAAATGCGGGAAGTATTGATCATCAATATGGGGCGGTTGCAGCGGATGCGGTAAAAACCGCAAGAAATCAATGTGCACATATCCTCAATGCCCGATCGGATGAGATTATCTTTACAAGCGGGGCGACAGAATCAGATAACATCGCGATACTCGGAGTTGCTCAGCAATATTCGGATAAAGGTGATCACATTATTACTTGTGGAACCGAACACAAGGCGGTCCTCGACACGTGTAAACAACTGAAAAAAAATGGAAGAGAGGTTACATTCCTTCCCGTTGATCAATTTGGTCTAGTAGATACAGATCAGTTAGAGTCCACAATCACCGAAAAAACCATTCTCATTTCGATCATGGCGGCCAATAACGAAATTGGAACAATTGCACCGATTACCGAAATCGGCAAAATCGCACACGAGCACGGTATACTATTCCACACCGACGCTGCTCAATCAATCGGCCACGTCCCAACAAATGTCGAAGATATGCATGTTGATCTCCTCTCATTCTCCGGTCATAAGATCTATGGCCCAAAAGGGATCGGGGGTCTCTATATTCGTCAACGCAATCCCAAGGTAAAACTCTCACCGGTAAATTTCGGAGGAGGGCAAGAAAAAGGCCTTCGATCAGGGACTCTCAATGTTCCTGGTATCGTGGGGGTCGGAGCAGCACTTTCTATTGCTGAGAAAGAGATGAAGACTCAAGAGAGAACCTTCAGAAAATGGACAATTGATATGCTTAAAGCATTCAGTGATGCATTTCCAGATATCTTGCTCAACGGTCATCCAACCCAGCGACTCGCTCACAATCTGAATGTGTGTTTTCCAGGTATCGAGAGTAAGGCATTGATTCATCGGTTAAAGGATGATATTGCAATTTCATCCGGGTCGGCATGCACTACCACAAATGTCGAGCCATCGCATGTGCTACTTGCTATCGGAAGGACTGAAATGCAATCGCACACTGCAGTAAGATTTGGGTTAGGGCGGTTCACAAACAACGATGAAGTTGATTATGCAACACAATCAGTAATCCATGAATGTAAAAACTTGAAGAAAATGTAACTCTTCAATTTACGACTGTATTACAAATAAATCAAGAAGTAAAAGGATACGTTTTTATTTTCCGCTCTTTTATTAAGAGTTACGACAACAAAAAATCGTAATTCTCCAGAAAATGAATCCTCATCGATGATCGATACTGAAAGCGATAAGCTGTTAAAAATATTATTATCAAATCCTCTTATCAAAAAATCCGGCGATGAAGTTAATCAAAAGGTTCTTGTTAAATGGGTTATCCAGCATTGGGAATTTAATAGTAGTGAACAAATCACCAAAAACGAAATAGAAGAATTAATTTTGAGGTTGTGTTCGTCAGGAATTTTCTCTCAAAAAGATTGTGAGAACGGTACTTACCTCGTCGCGAACGATTCATATTTCGAAAAGAAAGAAGGCAAAAAGAATCCTCCCCCTAAAAATACAAAAGTTATCACTTCCGTCGGCCGAAACAAAATTACTATCGAAGAATGTCCAATAGATTCAGAAAAATTATCCTATATCGACGATTATCAGAACAAACATAACTTGGAATATTATGATGTTTTAATTGAGAACATTAAAAACCATCATGGACCGCACAGGGATCTGCAATTAAATTGCCCAATATTCTTCAAACTTCTTTGTTCAATTCTCAATTACAGGTTCACCGATTGGCATACAAAAATTATGATCAGCTCGTCTTTGGCGTATTTCGTATTAGAAGATGATGTGATCCCGGATAAAGAAGAAAATGGGTATATTGATGATTTGTTCATCGTTTCGTATGTTCTCAAAGAGATTATGGAAAAATCTCCTGAGTTAATTGTAGAAAACTGGCCATATCACGAAGATATTTTCGAAATTATTGAAGATACCTATCAAAAAACTTCAGATATCCTTGGAGATCTTTCAACGGATGTTTTACGCAAAGTCGGGCTGCATAAATTCAAATCTTTGGCATTGGAGGATTATTCCGGAACATATACCGAAAAGTTATCAAAACTTGCGAATGAGCGGAGAGAACTTTTAGGATTAGTGTTGTTTCTGATCAATAAAATGTATAAGACAAATATGAGAGGCGCTACGATAGAAAAAATTCAAAATATGCTCAAAGAGTGCGGTGATCATGATGAAATTGTACGACTCATGGAAATCGCAAAAATTAATCATCGGATATCAACAAGTCCAAAAAAGGGCAGTAACGATAATTTTGAAGAAGATCTTGAAAAAAAATTAAACACTGCCCGAATGAAAGCACTTATGGATGATTGACCGGTTGAGGAGTGAGGATGTTATTCCAAGAACTTGAACTAAAACGTTCGTATTCATCAGAAAAGGAGGATCTGCTCCAGGGATTTTACATTCCTGTGCTTAAGGAAGCAATTTCCTACCGGAGAATCACGGGTTATTATTCTTCAACCTCATTTTTTATTGCTGCAAGAGGGTTTTCGGAATTTATAAAAAAAGGCGGTCTACTACAATTTATTCTTAATATTCAGCTTTCAAAAGTCGATTATGATCAAATTGAAAAGGGCTTGACAACTCCTGAAAAAATCATCGAAGATCTTATTTTGAATGATCTAAATTCAATCGAAACAGCATGTAAAAAAAATCATGCTAAAATACTTGGGTGGCTTATCGCTCGAAAACAAATGGAGATTAAAATCGGATATATTGAAAAGAGAACTCTCCAGACTGCGATTTTTCACCAAAAAATGGGAATATTTCAAGATTCTAACGGAAATATAATCACTTTTGTCGGATCGAATAATGAGAGTGCATCAGGTTGGCTGCATAATTCGGAAAAGTTTAAGGTTTTTTTCAACTGGGAAAAAACTTATTTGGAATCAATCAACGAAGATATAGATGAATTCAATGACCTCTGGAATAATGCTGCAAAGAAAACTAAGGTAATTCCCTTTCCGGATGCCGTTCGCCAGCATCTCATTAAAATGGCTCCGAAAGGGGTTTATGAAATTGACGAATTATTAAATGAAATTGAACTACCTTCTCCTGCACCTACGATATCTGATAATCAAAAAAATTCTACATACCAACCTCGAATATCCCCTCCATTAACCCTTCGACAATATCAGTTCGATGCGATTGATGCGTGGTTCGCGAACAAGTGCCGCGGTCTATTTGAAATGGCAACTGGGACCGGAAAGACCCTTACCGCCATCGGGGGTTTGAAACGCCTCCTTAGTCAAGAAAACAAATTAGTGACGATTATCTGTTGCCCGTTTTTACACCTCGTTAACCAGTGGGAACAGAATATCCACGAAATGGGTTTGAATTTACCAATAGTCCATGCAAGCAGCATCGATCCAAAGTGGAAAGATATTCTCATAAAAAATAGTCTCGATAATAGATTGGGAAAACTAAACCAATTTATTATTCTTACAACTCATGATACGATATCCTCCGAAAAATTCAAAGAAACCATCGATGAGGTGAAATCTCCGATCCTCCTTATCGCCGATGAAGTGCATGGAATGGGATCGGTCGAACGAATCGATGCGTTATTAGAAAAATACAACTATCGATTAGGTTTAAGCGCCACTCCAAAAAGATATTTTGATGAACTAGGGACCAAAAAATTGCTGAATTACTTCGATAAGACTGTCTATGAATTTGATCTTCATCGGGCCATAACTGAAATTAACCCCGTAACAAACAAAAGTTTCCTCGTTCCTTATGATTACCATCCGATCTTTGCGGAACTGAATTCAGATGAGATGGAATCTTATGCGAATATTAGCAGGCAAATAGCTATTCAGTATTCAAAGAAAATCCGAACAAGAAAAGAAGAACTTCTCCTCGAAAAATTATTAAGGGACAGACAAGATATTTTGAAAAACGCTGCTGAGAAGTACCCAGTTTTTGAAGATTTAATCAAGGAAATGAAATCTCAAGATGATATTTCTCACACATTGGTATATTGTTCTCCCCAACAGATTCAAGCGGTCCAGCATATAATCAGGGATATTAACAAAATCGCCCAACATAAGTTCACCAGTGAAGAAGACGCAGTCAGGCATCAAGCAAAGTATGGAAATCTAACAGAAAGGGAGTATTTGTTACATAATTTTGACACGGGAAACTACGATGTTCTGGTTGCGATCAAATGCCTTGACGAAGGAGTGGATGTACCATCAACAAAAAATGCGATTCTCATGTGCAGTTCGGGAAATCCAAAAGAATACATCCAGAGAAGAGGACGTGTTCTTCGTAGGTATGAGGGTAAAGAAAAGGCAATTATTTATGATATGACAGCGGTCCCCAACCTGGCCGATTCAAGGTTGAATCCAGAAATCGAACAAAAAATCTTTGCATCTCAATTGAAACGGCTGACAGAATTTGCTAAGGATGCTGACAATGAGTCAGATGTTCTTCGGAAGATATTTTCCTTAAAGAAAAAATATGGAGTTTAGCGGGGTCGTAAATGAATTCAAAATCTGAATTAAACGAGTTAATATTGGAAACCATTGATGCGCATTGCAAAAATGATGCCGTCCAGGAACTCATTCATCAGGCTTTGCAGTATGAGTTGGACATCTGGAACAGACATATAGGAAGTGCTGAAGTTATTGACGAATATCAGAGAATGATTGAAAAAATCATAAAGGAGAACAAGGATGCAGTTTAAGATCTCCTCAATCGAAATCACAAATTTTCGTCAATATGAAGGCACTCAGGAAATTAATCTGAAATTTGATAAAACAAAGAATGTCTCAATAGTTATCGGTAACAATGGCGCTGGAAAATCAAATCTTTTAAATGCGATTACCTGGTGCTTGTACGGCATCGAAATCCACGAAAACAAAAATGTCGAGGATTCCGGTGAGGAGATGCCGATCATCAATACATCGGTGTTAAAAGCCACGCAAACAACAAAGCAAAAGACATTTGCCGAAGTGGTCATTCATCTCGAAACCGATAAAGGGCCTTGGAGGATTAAACGCAGAATTGAAGGGAAAAAAGATTCATCAGGTCATGATCTCATCGATGATAGCAGTCTGACTGTTGTTCATCCTTCCGGCTCTCAAGATATTGTTGACTCTGGCCAAGCAACACAAATGCTCATAAATAATCTGCTTCCGGTAGCACTGAAAAATTTCTTTTTCATGGATGGGGAGCAGTTGCAGAAATTATTCCATTCCAGTACGCCTCAAAAAATCGCTGAAGCTATCGACAATATTTCACAACTGGATCTTGTAAAACAATCACGATTGCACCTTTCAAAAGTTGAAAGTGCTCTAAGAAACAGTGTGAAAAATACAAATCCCCAATTGCAGCAAGTGCAGGGAAAAATAGAACATACTCAGCAACAACTGGAAGAAAATGCCAAAACAATTAAAAAAATCGGGGATATACTTGAAAAAGACAGTCAGGAATTAATTACAGTAAAAGATTACCTAAAGACCCACAATAGCACCGAATTGTCAAAACTTGCGACCGAACGCGATGATAAACTGGTTCCTGATATTACCAGGATTAAGGCTGCTTTAAAATTAAAAGAAAGTCAAAGGAATAGCTATCTCGTAGAAATTGCACCGTTTATTCTCCTTAAGGATATCATCGAGGACTCATATCACATCATAGAAGAGAAAGTCGAAAAGGGAGAATTGCCTCCAAATATTAAAGAGAATTTCATCAAGGAACTTCTCGAAAAAGGTTCATGCATTTGTGGGACCGAACTTACCCCGGCCGGACGAAGCGCCCTTGAAATCTATAAAAAACGAGCCGCTCTTTCGGAACTCAGTGAAATATCAATTGTCGGGAAAACAGAGGTATCTGAAATACTATCGGATATCCAACAATTCCCCGAAAAAATGGATATTTTTAACGCCGATCTTCTGGATTTGGAAAACAGACTGAAATCAAGCGAAATGCGAGTTCAACAGATATCTGAAATATTGAAGGATTCCAATATCGCGGAAATTATCGGGAATGAAGAGCGAAGAGATGATCTTATCCGACTGACGGGAAGCAATGAATTAAAATTAAAAATGTTAAAGCGGGAGAAGGAGACTCTCGATTCTGAATTGACAAAACTTAAGGCTGAAGAAAAATCTGAAATGACAAAAGATAAGAAAAATTCTGCACTTAAGACAAAATTAACGTTAGTTCAAAATGCAATTAAAACGTTAGAAAGCACGGAGACAATTATTAAAACGAGTATCCGCAAGCAAGTCGAGGAATGGACAGATAAAAATTTCAAAAAATTGATCAGAAAAACCGATACTTTTGAAAAGACAACAATTGACGAAAATTATAAAGTAAAAGTCCATCATGTGGACGGTTATAATGCGATAAATCGATTATCTGCCGGAGAATCTGAAATTCTGGGTTTAGCCTTCATGAGCTCTTTAATGAAAATATCAGGTTTCCAAGCACCGGTGATTATCGATACCCCACTCGGTAAAATTGACAACATCCACACGGACCTGATTACAACTACCATTCCTGAATTTTTACATGGAACTCAGTTGATTTTATTAGTCACTCCAAAAGAGTTCAACGAGAAAGTCAAGGAGGAATTGAGTAAGTATTTACTGAAGGAGAATTGCTATCGGATCGTTGATGAAAATAAAAAACTTTCAAAAATCGTGAGCTGCCATGACAACCAAACATAATAATGAACCCAGAGATGTCGGTTATAGCGAGACATTTCTGGACTATTATCAGGATAAATCTGACGACAGTTGGCTTAGAAAGGGATCTTCATCAATATTCGCCGGAAAAAACCAAAAAGATCTATTCATTTTTGCAATGGCACTGGGTAAGGCGAAGAATAAAAAATTACCCGTAAAGAATAAACAAAGTAACGTTAGCGTTTCGGCGATGACAGAAAAGCAAAAATGGGCGTTATTATCGATTGGAATTTCTGAATCCCGTGATCTGATTTGTCTGAAGGATGAAAGTCCATTATACAATATCGCAGAGAAGTATGCGGAAGAAGGAATGAAAATTCTTCAATCTCACAAAGATCGATATGGAATTAATTATCCTAAATTCCTTGAAGCTGAGTTGAGAGATATCCTTGAAAATGGCAAATAATTTTTCTTTTCTTTTATAAATTCCTCCTCCCTTCAGCAAAGGCTAAGCCCCCCGTCCTATAGAGTAATATTCAGCCCAAGGGCCCAAGGGCGGGAGTGAAGAATGGCAGATTTCGTACAGAGTGCAAATGTCAAGAGTGCAACCCGCACCCTTGCAGAACCCATTGCGGATGTTGCGACGTTCAACACGATCGTCCAGTCGGTCATCACCGACAATCCCTTTGAGTGTGTAGCGTATATGACCGCCGGTGAGAGCCACCCCGCTGTCGAGAAGACCAAGGAGGCATACACCGCGAAGCTCGTCTACCAGGACACCCTGGCCAAGACCGTCGGCACTGGTAGCCACAAGTTCAACACGCTTGCCGGTTTCAACGCTGGCATAACTGCGCTGCTTGCCGCTGCTGCGGTCAGCACGGCACATGGCGGCTCCGTGGTCCATGATATCGGGAGCGATGCCTTCAGCGCAACCCTCAGGTGCCACGACGCGAACGGCGAGATCTACATGGTGAATTTCAGCCGCGACCGGGTCACCATCACCTCGTACTCGGATGACGCAATCCGGACGAATGTCGAGACCTGGGCGGACACCGTGGCAGCTCTCGCCTAGATCCGCTTGACGACAAGACCCGGAGGGGAGGAGACCTCCGGTCCCCTCTCTTTTTGGTCCTCTCGTCACTTTTGCGGAGGACCGCCATGGAAATTGAAGTTTTAGGGATTGTGCTCGGGACTGTGCTCCCGCTCTATCCCATGTTGTTTGCCATCTATCAGAAGATCGGCAAGTATGATGAGATCGTCGAGGAGTTCAAGAAACTCCGGGACGAGCACGAATGCTACAAGGAGGAGTATCATGGAAGCTGATAACGTGATGAAGCCGGTCGCAACGGTGACTGGCCTGTACCGGGGAAAGTTCGGCGGCCTTGAGCCGCTCACGGTCAGTAACCCGCTCACCCGCGAGGAAGTGCGGCGCAATCCGATTTTCTATGAGCTGGAC
Above is a window of uncultured Methanoregula sp. DNA encoding:
- the dndD gene encoding DNA sulfur modification protein DndD, translating into MLLKSFTLENIRIFKGTNKIDFTPKLESDTRKPIILIGGKNGAGKTTLFESILLCLYGQNIPGNRMGKTKYERYIRQMVSRNQVYSEPINPAIEICFEFSHSGESHEYIVRREWNLLPKFSETLIINCDGSILSDLQADQWQDLLNELIPPRFARLFLFDGEKIQNLVEDQSDNLYLAESFKSLLGLDLVERLKADLSIYLSREIKVKEFKIISKKLTEIETKIREVEEIQSTSLQEKAQVLNQIDQITKELERQELTLASEGGSFARKRDDLIDEKVQIDADIFRVENEIREQCGGLFPFAITAKYCSQLKEHLIDEDLVQAKNRSHEIIRSRIDELTKIMQSAAFWKDVTISSTQKEKMKDKVANLIDQHLLVGTQAKDAPLTHHLSRHEYQSLMQWIEEALTIVPDNMQSSSAKLEQLITKRQKITEMINKAPADDVIGPVIQTLTDLNQNLGQLKEKIRVLEMKLKEIEGQLKELERQKIKQQDEIQDFKTSSAKIHLAQQVTSILSQYMKDLQRQKNSQLSDNILACFTRLIRKDDYVSDILIDENYDITLLEPDGNSIPKELLSAGEKEIFAISLLWGLTLTSGRQLPFIIDTPLGRLDSEHRGNLVMDFFQNAGDQMIIFSTDTEIDQEYFRVLQPHIARAYHLDYSKKDRQTTITPGYFWQQKSVEMPS
- the dndE gene encoding DNA sulfur modification protein DndE translates to MNFNRIRISEKATFRLNQLKGRTSLTPNIISRIAICYSLNDPTIPNPDDYDEKGQEMNRFTLTGEWDTFFIALVKERCIHDGLDPEKDLYDQLRAHLNRGVFGIFPQIKSLGDFAVLLSHQAEGIKSGMLSEARSHDH
- a CDS encoding cysteine desulfurase family protein; the protein is MTIKLPIYLDHHATTPVDPRVVETMLPYFFEKFGNAGSIDHQYGAVAADAVKTARNQCAHILNARSDEIIFTSGATESDNIAILGVAQQYSDKGDHIITCGTEHKAVLDTCKQLKKNGREVTFLPVDQFGLVDTDQLESTITEKTILISIMAANNEIGTIAPITEIGKIAHEHGILFHTDAAQSIGHVPTNVEDMHVDLLSFSGHKIYGPKGIGGLYIRQRNPKVKLSPVNFGGGQEKGLRSGTLNVPGIVGVGAALSIAEKEMKTQERTFRKWTIDMLKAFSDAFPDILLNGHPTQRLAHNLNVCFPGIESKALIHRLKDDIAISSGSACTTTNVEPSHVLLAIGRTEMQSHTAVRFGLGRFTNNDEVDYATQSVIHECKNLKKM
- a CDS encoding DUF1232 domain-containing protein; its protein translation is MIDTESDKLLKILLSNPLIKKSGDEVNQKVLVKWVIQHWEFNSSEQITKNEIEELILRLCSSGIFSQKDCENGTYLVANDSYFEKKEGKKNPPPKNTKVITSVGRNKITIEECPIDSEKLSYIDDYQNKHNLEYYDVLIENIKNHHGPHRDLQLNCPIFFKLLCSILNYRFTDWHTKIMISSSLAYFVLEDDVIPDKEENGYIDDLFIVSYVLKEIMEKSPELIVENWPYHEDIFEIIEDTYQKTSDILGDLSTDVLRKVGLHKFKSLALEDYSGTYTEKLSKLANERRELLGLVLFLINKMYKTNMRGATIEKIQNMLKECGDHDEIVRLMEIAKINHRISTSPKKGSNDNFEEDLEKKLNTARMKALMDD
- a CDS encoding DEAD/DEAH box helicase family protein, translating into MLFQELELKRSYSSEKEDLLQGFYIPVLKEAISYRRITGYYSSTSFFIAARGFSEFIKKGGLLQFILNIQLSKVDYDQIEKGLTTPEKIIEDLILNDLNSIETACKKNHAKILGWLIARKQMEIKIGYIEKRTLQTAIFHQKMGIFQDSNGNIITFVGSNNESASGWLHNSEKFKVFFNWEKTYLESINEDIDEFNDLWNNAAKKTKVIPFPDAVRQHLIKMAPKGVYEIDELLNEIELPSPAPTISDNQKNSTYQPRISPPLTLRQYQFDAIDAWFANKCRGLFEMATGTGKTLTAIGGLKRLLSQENKLVTIICCPFLHLVNQWEQNIHEMGLNLPIVHASSIDPKWKDILIKNSLDNRLGKLNQFIILTTHDTISSEKFKETIDEVKSPILLIADEVHGMGSVERIDALLEKYNYRLGLSATPKRYFDELGTKKLLNYFDKTVYEFDLHRAITEINPVTNKSFLVPYDYHPIFAELNSDEMESYANISRQIAIQYSKKIRTRKEELLLEKLLRDRQDILKNAAEKYPVFEDLIKEMKSQDDISHTLVYCSPQQIQAVQHIIRDINKIAQHKFTSEEDAVRHQAKYGNLTEREYLLHNFDTGNYDVLVAIKCLDEGVDVPSTKNAILMCSSGNPKEYIQRRGRVLRRYEGKEKAIIYDMTAVPNLADSRLNPEIEQKIFASQLKRLTEFAKDADNESDVLRKIFSLKKKYGV
- a CDS encoding AAA family ATPase, with the protein product MQFKISSIEITNFRQYEGTQEINLKFDKTKNVSIVIGNNGAGKSNLLNAITWCLYGIEIHENKNVEDSGEEMPIINTSVLKATQTTKQKTFAEVVIHLETDKGPWRIKRRIEGKKDSSGHDLIDDSSLTVVHPSGSQDIVDSGQATQMLINNLLPVALKNFFFMDGEQLQKLFHSSTPQKIAEAIDNISQLDLVKQSRLHLSKVESALRNSVKNTNPQLQQVQGKIEHTQQQLEENAKTIKKIGDILEKDSQELITVKDYLKTHNSTELSKLATERDDKLVPDITRIKAALKLKESQRNSYLVEIAPFILLKDIIEDSYHIIEEKVEKGELPPNIKENFIKELLEKGSCICGTELTPAGRSALEIYKKRAALSELSEISIVGKTEVSEILSDIQQFPEKMDIFNADLLDLENRLKSSEMRVQQISEILKDSNIAEIIGNEERRDDLIRLTGSNELKLKMLKREKETLDSELTKLKAEEKSEMTKDKKNSALKTKLTLVQNAIKTLESTETIIKTSIRKQVEEWTDKNFKKLIRKTDTFEKTTIDENYKVKVHHVDGYNAINRLSAGESEILGLAFMSSLMKISGFQAPVIIDTPLGKIDNIHTDLITTTIPEFLHGTQLILLVTPKEFNEKVKEELSKYLLKENCYRIVDENKKLSKIVSCHDNQT